A region from the Populus trichocarpa isolate Nisqually-1 chromosome 18, P.trichocarpa_v4.1, whole genome shotgun sequence genome encodes:
- the LOC7476269 gene encoding protein ACCELERATED CELL DEATH 6 isoform X3, with protein MQLKIDMPRPVHEELERWKAVNFPVPKPDYGFSEPNKILQKEFYTYAKEDNFNALFGLVSDKLEHVSSEEVLNVIFKHVAASGNSLLHVAASHGSEGVTQLLCHHFPLLITRKNFLGDNALHLAARAGRFDTIQNLVKHVKIDPHKTLELASLLRMKNNKGNTPLHDAVIKGCREVACFLVNEDLEVSYHKNKEDKSPLYLAVESCDEKMIVSLIEAMPEGNLEKLADGKPDIMLPEDKKGGSLLHLAASMGFLFGARLLVSRCPVAASQRNEEGNLPIHVACQKGDLEVVLELLTYWFDPMDFLNEKGQNILHVAAESGQMKLVEEILGNRDLEALINEKDYDGNTPLHLAAMYGRSEIVHALVRDKRVDTRIVNNEKLKPSGVVVKLLQGGRFEAPKSDGMNKLIDTKHEDDAARGVWNKSQKAEVRKMREVLTVLVEADDKTEFDIKLLFDLLRTTLTTEELNRGVGNLLVVAVLVAGVTFAGAITVPGSGSDFNSGSSKNLMRAYIFFDMLAMNFSLIAAIILGRISLGRASYVTSCMEMATFLNFYSLLCMGIAYTFILAITVQERNGFFTTIITFQACLFFTQLVCSYRLMVSTANSILSFVQANLFKLMAGMKRRSDVRTSLMGTK; from the exons AtgcaattaaaaatagatatgcCGAGACCAGTACATGAGGAGCTTGAACGATGGAAGGCAGTTAATTTCCCAGTTCCGAAGCCAGACTATGGTTTTTCTGAGCCAAATAAAATACTGCAGAAGGAGTTTTATACCTATGCAAAGGAAGACAACTTCAATGCCTTGTTTGGTCTCGTTTCCGATAAACTGGAACATGTTTCATCAGAGGAAGTGCTCAATGTCATTTTCAAACATGTTGCTGCCTCTGGAAATTCACTGCTTCATGTGGCAGCAAGCCATGGAAGCGAAGGTGTGACACAGCTACTGTGTCATCACTTCCCCCTCCTAATCACCAGGAAAAATTTCCTGGGTGATAATGCGCTTCATCTGGCTGCCAGGGCTGGACGGTTTGACACAATTCAAAATCTCGTCAAGCATGTGAAAATTGATCCTCATAAAACACTTGAACTTGCTAGCTTGCTGAGGATGAAGAATAATAAAGGAAACACCCCTTTGCATGATGCAGTCATCAAGGGTTGCCGAGAGGTGGCCTGTTTCCTCGTTAATGAAGACCTAGAAGTTTCCTACCACAAGAACAAGGAAGACAAGTCTCCCTTGTATTTGGCAGTAGAGAGTTGCGACGAGAAGATGATTGTTTCTCTTATAGAAGCTATGCCGGAAGGAAATTTAG AAAAACTAGCGGACGGCAAGCCGGATATAATGCTTCCCGAGGACAAAAAAGGGGGAAGTCTCCTTCATCTTGCAGCATCCATGGGCTTCCTTTTTGGAGCAAGACTCCTGGTTAGTCGATGTCCTGTTGCCGCATCACAAAGAAACGAAGAAGGCAACTTACCTATCCATGTTGCATGCCAGAAGGGCGATCTTGAAGTAGTACTCGAACTACTTACTTATTGGTTCGATCCAATGGATTTTCTCAACGAAAAAGGACAGAATATTCTTCATGTTGCAGCGGAGAGTGGACAGATGAAATTAGTGGAAGAAATACTGGGAAATCGAGATCTGGAAGCACTTATAAATGAGAAGGATTACGATGGAAATACACCTTTGCACTTGGCTGCAATGTATGGCCGTTCTGAGATAGTGCATGCACTAGTGAGAGACAAGCGGGTGGATACAAGGATTGTTAATAATGAAAAGTTGAAACCATCTGGTGTTGTTGTGAAATTATTGCAAGGCGGACGCTTTGAAGCTCCAAAGTCAGATGGAATG AACAAGCTAATCGATACCAAGCATGAGGATGACGCTGCGAGAGGTGTATGGAACAAATCGCAGAAAGCAGAAGTTCGCAAAATG CGTGAGGTATTAACAGTTTTGGTGGAGGCAGATGATAAGACTGAGTTTGACATCAAGCTTCTCTTTGATTTACTAAGAACGACGTTAACGACGGAGGAACTGAACAGAGGGGTAGGGAATCTTCTCGTGGTGGCAGTACTGGTAGCTGGAGTAACCTTCGCTGGTGCTATCACTGTGCCTGGATCAGGTTCTGATTTTAACAGTGGTAGTTCAAAAAATCTGATGagagcttatattttttttgacatgCTAGCTATGAATTTCTCCCTCATCGCCGCTATAATCCTTGGTCGGATATCATTAGGTCGTGCCAGTTATGTAACATCTTGCATGGAGATGGCgacatttcttaatttttactCCCTTCTCTGCATGGGTATAGCATATACATTCATCCTGGCAATCACGGTGCAAGAACGTAATGGATTTTTCACAACCATCATCACATTCCAAGCCTGTCTTTTTTTTACCCAATTAGTTTGTTCCTATAGATTGATGGTTTCAACTGCAAATTCAATATTGTCTTTTGTGCAAGCAAATCTCTTTAAATTGATGGCTGGAATGAAAAGGAGGTCGGATGTACGGACTTCTCTTATGGGTACAAAATAG